AATCTGATGTGCCTTTTCTTGCTCACTTCCTAGATGTGTTGTTGCAActttaaaattgctttaaaatgctGATTTGTAACAATTTCATGAATAAAGCGTCAGGTGAACCCAGCAGAGACTCTCTGTGCTTTTATTCAGCTTGAAACTTGCTCTGAGCAGGTGATGAGCTTTGCACAGGAGGGAAAATGGGTCTAAACTACACAAATTTGTGGCAGGAAGACAGTAAAATGAAACATGTAATATTAAgtaaaattaaagtaaaattaagtaaaattaaaattaagtaaAAGTAAAATTAAGAATGGTCTGTGTTCTCACTGTGCTTCAGAAATAAACCAACAGTCTTTAAACCTGCTCCATGTGACCTGGAAATAAGCCATAAAGCTCCAAAATAAAGAACTGCCTTGACTTTCTTTTGAGAGAATTAATTCAGTAATTAACTAGTCATTCCTGTGTGCAGGAAGCTAAGAACAGACACTAATAGCATTCAGCTGGTAAGTTTTATTCATGAAACCTCTCCTACATGTCACACACAAAGTTGGGGATCTGAGGATGCTGctggaaaacaaaccaaatagTTTTTCAGAGACAGTACCAAGTTCCAGAACACCATGTTTATAAAAGAATCTCTCCTTTATGCCATGTTAAAACCTGGTAAAAGTGATATAGGCAGGAATGGAACTGTTTCAGTCCTTTTATTGACAGCTTTTATAAAAGCATGATGAAATTTGTTTGCTTTCGTGTATGCAAGATGAACGGACTTGattgaagaagaaaagagcaCTGCACACATCATCACTGTGCAGGGGCACATCAGCCTGGCTCAGACCTCAGTTTCTTCtccctgttttattttattttatcagcCCTGGATACCTGGAGAGGTTCTCCAGTGATTCCCAGGGCCAGGGAGAAGAAAAACTAGAGGAGCAGCTGTGTTCATTCACGCCTGCTCAGGTTTCCCAAGCGACTGGCCTGTCCTTTATTACTCTGCTTTTTCCACCGAGTTGCAGCTTCCCAGTGAGAGGCTGAGCAATGCAAAATCCTGTTTCCTGGTATTTGCCCAGTGATGGGATTTGCTCTTACATGCATTTTACAATATGCTGATTGAATATCAAAATATTGATTGATTTGTGGATGTAGATGGAGCAACACCAACATGAACCGGGAGTGATTCAGTGATGAAACTGCTCTGTGCATCTTCTGCTCTTTTATAGGGACATAGAGGGTTCTCAGGAGTTCCTGGGCTGAACCTCCTGGAATTTGATGGCTATAAAACAGCTTTCAATGAGATTCCTGTCTGCAGCATGAGGGAAGTGCCTGGAGGTTGTGCCATGCTCTTAAAGCCTCCTTTGTCCATCTAAACAGAAATTCTGTTTTCCCGTACATTCAGAAATCACCCAGGTAtatctcccatccatccctgggaTCTGCCCCTTTCTTTAATCCTTGAATCTCTCCCTTGCTTACCTCATTCAAGCACCCAGAAGGTGCCATCTCTGGCTGGAAGCTGCTTCACCCTTGTTTTGCAGCCTGTGGGATGTgttttccttcagcagctcACGGAGCAGACACTGCACTCCCAGCagcctgctcctggcaggattCATCATTAACAACCAAAGCAAGTGACACCTTCTCTGCACAGCCTTGCTCTCACCTCCtgacccagcagctcctgagggaaAACAGCTTTGCTCCCACACTCAAGGACTTGTTGCCTACTCCTGAATTTACCACCGGAGTGCAGGAGCTGTTTCCTCTCCACCCTCCTGCCTGTTGTGGTCTCCAGGGCTCAGTTAATCTGCTTTAACTCAATCCTGCTGAGTTCTCTCTTTGGAAACTCCTGATTTTCTCCTGACATGGGGACGATTTGGGGTTTATGTCCTCCCCAGACCTGGAAgtacttttccttttcctcagcGAGTGTAGTGCTGATAGTTAAAGCATCCTAGTTGGCAGGAGAGGAGGTTGAAGCAGGAATTTAGGAGACAAACCTTTCTAAAATGCTCTGAATTACAACAGCTCCTCAGAAATGCCATTGCCAAGGAACCAGAGAGTTGCTTGTGCACCTGAGGATGGATTTGCCAGTTATCTGTGTGGGGAAAGAGGGATCTAACAGAGCAGAGGGGTTGTAAGACCAAGATGGATGAGCTGAGCAGAGGATAAGGGCAGAAAAGGGATGTTATGGTTCTAGAACACGGCAGGAAGGATGACTCCATCAGGAGTAAGGATGGATTTGTGGCTGAAGCAGCAGGTGCTGGCGTGACCTTGCTGGGACACTGTGATCCCTTCTGTCCAGGGATAATAAATTCAGCCCACAGCTGAGGAGGGTGTTTTATGAGGTGAGCCTTGCAAAGTTTAGCAAAGCAAGCCTGGAAGAGGTCTGACTCCTGTCCACAGACAcgtggggagggagggatggacccaggagagaggaaaataattgaaacaaaGAACAGTTTTAGCACAAGGAAAAGGGGCAGCAACTATCCAGCAATGGCTGGGGTTGGAGATCAGGAGAGCCCAATCCTTGGAGGGAGAAGCTCTTGAGATCAAGGAGCAAACCACCATTTCAACACATAGCTGGTAATGTTCATGCCTGGGGGAGAAACCTGTGGCATCCTACATCCTTTAGAAGTGCCTTTCGAGAGGAAATATGCCCATAAAATATAATTACCCTGAGCGGGGAGCAGCATTatgggcagcacaggctggggaggTTCAGCCATGGGTTGACCCCAATGATTTCCCCTGGTGGGACTGCAGAGATCCATCTCTGCCTGCTGGTACCCATTGTCTCTAAGGTACCACCATGGACACAGTGGATGAAATGTTCCCCTAAGGTTTATTTCTTACCCCACAGTTATTTTCTTGTCccactatatttttttttaagttaaattATGATGGTTACACTGATATCCTTAATTAAGGACTTTTTTCCTACCTGCTAATATCCCAAAGCTTGTGGCATTGTTTGAAATTATTCAACTCAAACCCAACGACGGCAACAAAAcgaggaaataaaaatgtgggGGAAAAGCCAGGGCAGGCTGTCACCCTCATGAGCTGCaagccagggcctgtccctgtgccaggggaagtCACCTGGAATGAATGTCACACCTGGCTGTAAAGAGGgtggcagcagtggctgtgcccaggAACGTGGGGACGCCTCCCGTGCTGGCTTAACCCGTGGTGGGGTGAACAcaggcagcccctgcagcaTCAATTTCTGGCTGCATCAGTGCATGGAAATCCCCAGTATACAGAAAGCAATGACATAACGTGGAATGTTAGAATAATAAAAttttgtatatgtatatgtgtgtgcatatatatgtatatgtgaaATTTTATGTATGTATTGTATATTAGAATAGTGTGGTATAATATAATGGTTATAATacaaataatatattaataaataataataaaaataatagtaacGGTgtatgtaatataatataatataatataataagtATACTATAATAaatatactatactatactataatataaaaataataatataatataatataatataatataatataatatctATACTATAATAAATATACTATAATATACTATAATATACTATactataatataatataaaaataataatataatataatataatataataatataatagaACAGGTTTAGTCCTGTTTAGGCTGTCTGTCCTAGGAAACAGCAGAATTATCTATATGCACGAACAGATTTATATTCTGTATGTATGTATAGATATACTGTGCCTGTATTATAGCAATATTGTGTGTATACaatatatattatgtatataaatatacattatCTAGgatataattattataattaccTATTATCTATTGTAATAGTTATAAAATTCTATGAcagtatgtatgtatatattatgtatatattatgtatatattatgtatatatatgtatatattatgtatattatatatactatatatatgaCATAATCTATCATGTAACATATGTGACAtatacaaataataaatatattatgGAGTAATAGGATTCCATGTGGAATATATAgatataatatatttataatataattCTATGTAGATATATAGCATGTATATATTTAATAGGTGatgtatatatagatatataataCAGTTAGAGTTCTGTGATACTATGTGTAAAATATGTATATTATGCATGTATAATATATATGATGTATATATACATCATATATGCAATATATTGTATGCTTCTATAATGGTTCATATATATTAGATATATGATATATGGTTCGTATGATATGGCTCTTTATTATAGAAATATATAGTCTATTatctataatatatataaaaatctataaatctataaatctatatattatataaaatatataaatgtaaatattataataatatagtttatatatttatagataaatatataaatatatataatatataatatcttataaaatatattttataaatatattatctatgtatttataaaatatattctctATACTATATTAAACTATAGTATACTATCTAtaataatataatgtaatataatataatataatataatataatataatatatatataatatatataacataatataataaatataatataatataatataatacaatataatataatataataatatatcaATACTAATATAtcaataataatataatataatataatataataatataagtatataatatatacagaTAGATATACTGTATATGTATAGAAAATGTCTCCAGAATTTCTGCAGAATAATTCAGGCTCCGTGGGTTTTGTCTATTCTCTCATGTGATATTTTGGTTCAGCATCTTAAGACTGAACGAACCATTTATTATCAATAAGATACAGAAAAGAGAGATTTAAAATCTCTCTGGGATGGAGATAATAACAGTCCTGAGAAAAGTGCAAATAAAGACAAACGCAAAGAGATAAAAGGCAGGAAGTCCTTTATTGAGGGGTAAAGGCAGAGCTGCAAACAGactgttttcaaaattaaaaaacaaatacaaacaaTCGgctaaaaatcagaaaattgtATTCCCCCCCCTCTCCTTAAGAAGAATTCCAAAGCTtaattttgtttgggtttgttatGCTTACGCAGCTTGGTTGGTACACCAGGGAGGAGGGAAACACCAGTCAGATACCAGAGTGGATAAACAATGAGCAAAGACATCCCTTCTCTGAGCTCCCTGCAGCTTTCAGAGAGGGGATGTGGGAGCAGCATGTTAAAACACAGtcttttttaatctcttttttccttcttcttttttttttctcctttccagaCAGCTACTGTACAAAATCAAACAGAAATTAGTAATAAATACCTAACACAAGAGGCTCAGTACATTGCTACAATCCTTCACTGAAGggaaacatatatatatacatatatatatagccTAATATATAAAACCTCTTTGACTTAAATCAGCGTAAAGGCTACTTGTTTTTACAGaagcctggggcaggaattccACTTAGCATCACCCACACCTCAACAGAGCATCACTGCCTCTGGATCCCCGCTCCTGGGGGATCCCCACCTTCCTCCTcgctggaaaagcagcaggattttGCCCTAAACAAGGAGTTTTTACATCTAGGAAGCTCCTGCGAAGCAGCCACACAGTGATTATAAAAACCTGGAAAAGCCCTTTGGCATGCACGACTCCTGTGTGATAAATACAGACATTTTCCTTGGCACTCTCTCAGACTGATATTCCTGACCCATCCTAAATGCTGGTGGTGACACTGGAGAGGAAACACATGCTGGCTTTGAGTTTAAAACCCTTGCAGactcagaggggaaaaagaaaataaccctGCAAGGCTACATGACTTTAGCATCCAGCTATTTGTTAGAACTTAAATTCCTGGAGATTAATTAGCAGATGGAGAACATTGCCCAAAGGTAGGTCTGTACCACAGCCCAAACAGCTCTGCATCCAACCTCTGCAGCTGGcctccagttttttttttcctttcctaaaaataataaaggaacCAAGCACTCAATACCCTCAATCCTGGGCTGTAGCTCCCGTGGTTTTGATAGAAATCATGTATGGGAGATAAAACAGCAATATTTCATGTTTTCAGGTAAATAGTGAGGTTTCTGTCTTCAGTGGAGCAGCTCATCCCACCATCCCATTCCAAACCTGTCTGCACAGCCAGGCAAGGGTCTCACAGGAGCTTGGCTCGCTCGGGCAAAAGGGACAAGGAAAAGGATTTGCTCCATAAATGTGAATGGGGAATCTGAAACATCAAAAATTccagccctcctccccttcctatGAGAAAAAGGCAGATCCCACTGGAAATTCAACATTTTGCTGCCAAAAAGGAAGCCAAGGCAGGGTATGAGAGGAGCCTGGAGATACTGAATTGCACATCCAGCAAGAGCAAAATCTTTCCAAattccatccctgctccccaggcacaggctgctgccagcacacggCCAGCGATTGCTTTGGAAAGGTCAAAGTTCAGGGTCTGAACAGCcatctgtgctggggccaggcagcagctgggctggggagagggctggggctgcttcccaccgggaaagagctgctccagccttgcCAGGCTTGGTTTTGGACTGAGAACTGCTCaagcacggctggagctggcaCCAGATCTGAGCATTCTCAAATATCCCAGGAAAGCAGAGGTGAAGAGCAGCACTGGTCACCTTTGGCATGATCCACAGATGTTGGGCTCATCCCTGCTGCAAACCAGGCTAGTGAATTATCTCCAAAATTACAGCAGAGCTGAAAAAATGAGCCCACAGGGGACTGAAAGCCAAGGATGGGAAAGGAAATGCCGGCACACCAGAGTGCCTGCTGCAGAGGGCATCACAATGGGCATTTCACAGTCAGAGCACTGCAGAATTAGGAATTAATTAATCCTCACAGTGGCCCTGTAAGACAGATCTGGTGTAAATAAGCCTTGGTTTTATAGCTGGGGAAACAGAGGTGTGGGGTAACAGCTCTAGGAATAACCGTGGATGCTGGGGGTGTTTGGAGACAAGAGGTTTGTTGCCTTGTAGATTATAAATCCAGCAGAAACCACCTCTCACCTGTCCTCCTGCCTGATTCATGCCAGGATGTGGCTCTCAGCTTATTCCTTCTCCCATTCACACGAGCAATTTATCTCCCAAGTGAAACCCACAGCTGATAAAACACTCCTCATGCTCAAGGACACCCACACTGCTGCATGGAGGGGATGGCAACCCATTCCATGCCTTTTGTGAAGAGATCCCAGTTTTATCAGCAAAGACATCCACCCTGGACCTCCGTGACCTGCAGCTGGGATGAGGCGACGGCAGAACCAGGCTCCACATTTTCTCCAGTGCCAAACCCCAGCAAACCCTACAAAAGCAATCTGCAACCATATTCAACGACAGCTCTTTGGAAACACCCAACAGACATgcttatttttccctttaagtTACAACTTGCCTGCgagcagccagccagaaagaaaaggaagaaagaaaggaaaagaagtgaTTCCTCCCTGTTTTGCTGCCGTTATTCTCCCCTCTGAGGTAGACATCGATGCGGTGGGGATGAACCACTGGAGAGCGGTCCGGCGAGCGAGCCCCCGCACCCTTGCTGTCCTGCCCCAGTGTGGTGGAAGCCCGTGGCACCCTTGACTCCGAGCAGCCCAGCGTGGCTCAGCACTGCCGCAGCATGCAGGCCGTGGTGGCCGGCGGTGGCCCCGGCGAGCTGCATTTCTCGGGGGCGGTGATTTTCCCGGCGTAATCGATGCAGGAGGCGTTGCGCGTCCGCACGCCCTCGCCGCACGTTTGGGAGCAGGGGGACCAGGGACCCAGGCGCCAGAGAGGGCAGGGCACGTCTCCGCAGGGCTTGATGTCCTCAGGCTTGAGGGATCTGTTGCAGGCAGAGGAGGTTTGACCCTCCACATCCCGGCAATCCACGGTCCGCCGCTGCCAGCCGGAGCCACACGTCTTGGAGCACTCGGACCAGTCACCCAGCACCCACTGGGAGGTCAGCATCGGTCGGATGACATTGACTGACTTCTTCTCTTTGCCCTTCTGCTTGCTGAAAGGGACGTCCTTGGGGATGAAGAAGGTGTACTTGACTTTTGGTGGGAAGACCTCGCTGGCAATCGTCAGCAGCTGGACTGTGAGGGGCTCTGGGAGCTGTCGGAagctctgcagcctctccaGAGTGGTCATGGAGCCGCTGTATTTCAGAATGGTGCCCTTAATGAGGATGTCCTGCTCCATGGCTGAGATGGCAAAGTCTCCGTTCAGCAGGTACTTGCCCTCAAGGGTTTTCAGGGCCAGGTAATTCCCGTCATGCCGGACCCCTCGGTGGCTGCGCTGTTTGACGTCGATGTTGGTGGCTCCGGCGGGGATGGTGACAATGTCATTGTAGCCGTATCTGCACGGGGCAAAGGGACACGGTTATTTCTCAAGCCTTGCTAAGAGCACGCTCTTGTAAGGAACAGCACTCGGGATCCTAGCTCTGAAGCCATCCCTCTGTAACCCTGAGCACCCAAGAGTTAGAAATATTGCAGATGTTCTAGATGTGAGCTCAGCTGGAAGATTTCTCTGAATTACATATGAAAATGAGTGATGCAATCAAACGAACAGCCCTGTGATTACCAGCCTAGGTGGGAAATTCCCCTTGCTCCCTATATTTGGAAATGGTGAAGTATTTGGGATTGAAAGCCTGTCACTGCTTATGCTGAAGGGTGACATCACCTATTGACAAAGATAATAGAGAGATAATATAGATGTAGGTACAGATACAGATATAGATGCAGAACAACAGAAGAGGATGGAGTCTCTGCACTCTCAGCTCACTTTTTGAAGGGTTTTTCAGCCACCACTACAATGCAGAAGTAATCCCATTGGAGGATACAGAGGACATTCCCATGCCAGGGAAACgttttcctgcagagccagccaaaGCCCATCCCTGGAGCACCACGGCTCCCGGGACAGCACGTGGAAGGTTTCACTTGAGCCCTCAGCAGCACTGTGACTCACACTGTGGGGCCAGCACAGGATCATTTTCCATGGATCCCCATGGTGGATGCTGCGGTCACTAATTAGGTTCAGAGTATTTTGGAAAAAAGCCTTTGAGTCAAACTCTGCTCTCCGTCACCCTGGCCTCCCTCGCCCTGATCTTAATGGGATCTCTTCTTGGCTGTAGCTCCTGTGCTAATCTCCATTTAGTCAACCACAAACAACTCATAGGAGAGTGGAAGCCCCGTTTCAGCTGTTCCCTGGAAGGAAACCATTTAGGAAATCTAATTTGACTGTGTGAGTCACCTCGCTGCATGGAACTGGACGGTTGGGCTTTTGTTATGGTTTTCCACCAAAAGCCTTAAATTCTGCTCTTTGGCAAAGCCACGGAGATGTTGGGTGAGGGAAGTGACTGCCCCAGTGCCCTTATCCCTGGATTCAAATTCACCCCCAAGCCCAGGGAAAAGTTATTGAACACTAATATCACAATCAGCCCTTGAATATGCGTCCAACTCACTGCACTGGTGTGAAATGTGTTTTGTAAACCCATCGGGGCAGCAGATTTATTTGCAGGGATGTACCGAGCCCATCACATCAGTTATTATTATAGGAAATACACTCTACTTGGCTTGTATAATTCTGCCCCAAAATAAACTGAGCTTAAGTCCCAGAGTCTGGGGAGGAGCCCAGGCTCTTGCAATGCCAGCCAGCTGAGGATGCTGGCTTAGATCCTAATATATTCCTAGCCTACAACTTTAGTGATAGAAGAAGGGGAATGAGAGAGGATGCTGGTGTTTCtcccacagcccatccctccaGAACCTTCTCCCCGGGCCTCACTTGGATCTGTTGAGCGAGCCGGATATTTTCCTGCAAGTGGAGCCATTGCCACCGCACACCCCGCACTTGTCCAGCTTCTTGGAGGAGCCAATGACGTGATCACAGCCAGCCTTGATGCACTGCCCGTGGACGCAGATGGAGAGGGTCTCTGGGCCGCACAGAGTCCCATCGATCacctgggaaaggggaggcagaggaggaacTAGGGCAGGAGCTCTGACATGGGGTAAACAGGAGTGATTCCCATCTCCAGGAATCTTTGGAGATTCCTGTCTCCAGGAATCTTACTTTGGTGATTCTCATCACCGGGAATCTTTGGTGATTCCCACCTCAAGGAATCCTACTTTGGTGATTCCCATCACCAGGAATCTATCTTTAGAGATTCCCATCACCAGGAATATATTTTTGGAGATTCCCATCAGCAGGAACCTATCTTTGCTGATTCCCATCTCAAGGAATCTATCTTTGGAGATTCCCATCACCAGGAATCTATCTTTGGAGAGTCTCATCTCCAGGAATCTTACTTTGGTCTCAAAGACTTTGAACTCGCTCCTTCCTCGGGCTCGGCAGAAGAGTTTGCATCTGTCCCGGGGGGACACTCCAGCATACTTAGGAACCCACTCCAAGTGATTCCCTTCCAGGTCAGTGAAGTTGTAGCTGTTGTACTTCTCACACTGCTGCTCCCGAAAGCTTTTCCCTGAAAGGAAAGGCGAAACATGGCCCAAAATCCATGGGAAGCTGGCAGGAGTTGCTGTCCTTGGCCATCACAGAGATGTGGGAGTGAGCTAAGGATAGTGAGAGCACACGGTGAGTGTGCAAGCAGAGGAGGAATGTCATGAAGGAGGGATCCCACACTCCTTCCATCAGCCACAGAAGGTCACAGCCCCCAGCGGGAAGCTGTTGCTCCCCCAGATATGAATATCCAAGGGAGAGCAGAGCAATCCCTGTAACGCATTCTGGAGCAGCAGGCgcgggagcggagcgggcaTTTGGGAATTGCCATCCTTACCATCCGGCGGGCACTCCTCGGTGTGGCAGGACTGGTACTTGGTTCTCTGGCCCTCGCAGTAGCTGCCGCCGTGCCGGGGCTTGGGGCTGTCGCAGTGGCGGTGCGAGAACTGGATCCCTCCCCCACAGCTCCGGGAGCAGGAGCCCCACGCGCTCCACGGGCCCCAGCCGCCGTCCAGCGCTGGCTGCAATAGAGGCCAGGAGAAGCTGCTGAGCCCATCTCTGAGCCTGCCCATCCCCAGGGCAAGCTGGGGCaagctgctccctcccagggcAAGCTCAGGGCTGGAGCGATGCTAAAATCTCCCCCAGCCCTGATCCAGAAAAGCGCTTTGGCACAGACTTCACACAAAGTTAATACCGACTGCCACCGGTCTGTTCACATGCTTCAAGTTAAGCTGGGCTTTGAGTACTTTGCTGACTGACTCTGAAACTGCTGCTATTTCCCCAGCAGGGCAAAAAGTCATGATTTAATTGCAGATCTGCACTGCTTGTTTTGGTTCAGACCAGCCCACGGCTCGGTAGCAGACTTTTGTCTATGAGCTGGACTTGCCAGTAATAAATATTAACGAAGGAGAGACATCCAGAAATAAATCAGCCCAATCTAAAGCCAGTCAAGGAAATGGCAGGAGTGGGGTCAGAGATTTGGGAATCCCAAAGGGTcaagccccagcccagctgtatGGGGTTTGGGGCGGGGGGCGCTACAGGGATGGCTTCTGTGAGCAGCTGCCAGAAGCTCCCCCcgtgtccagcagagccaacgCCAGCTCCAGGATGGACTCACCACTGGCCACGGCTGAGCCCAGCAGAGATGGTGTTGACCTTGGGGATAATGTAtttaagaagaaggaaaaaaagttattagGCAGATGTAATTAGGcagagaagagaggagtgagaatgtaagaggaacagctctgcagacatccagggcagtgcaggaggagaGGCAAGGATTCCTCCAGGTactggagctgagattcccccaaaattctgtGAGGAAGACCACAGTGAGGCAGCTTTGCTCCTGCAGCCCGTGGAGGGCATGGGggtgcagagatccacctgcagcccatggaggaacCCCTGGCCAGAGCAGGGGGATGCCTGAAAGAGGCCGTGACCCTGTGGGAAACCTGAGCTGGTGCAGgatcctggcaggacctgtggagAGAGGATCCCATGCTGGAAGGACTTGGGAGCCTGTGGAAGACCCACagtggagcagcctgtcctggaagGACTGACCctgtggaagagtgacccatgctgcagcagtttgtggAGAACGTGTCCATGGGAAGGACTCATGGAGAAATTTGTGGAGAAttgtctcccatgggagggaccccacgctggagcaggggaaggactctgactcctctccctgagcaacAGCAAGAACAGCCcgtgatgaactgaccataacccccattccttgtctccctgcaccactggagagggaagggagaacTGGCAAGGAGGGAGGTATGGGGGAAAAGTGTTTTTAAggtcttattttacttctcattattcTGATTTTGTTACTAATCAATTCAATTGACATCTCTAACTTAAGCCTGTTTTGCCCGTGGTGGTGATTGGTGAGTAATTTCTCAgtctttatctcaactcatgaaccttccctgtccagctgtggaggggagggagagggaggctttggtgggtgccGGGAGTGCAGCCACCACACCAGCATTCCCCAGGGTCCCCTTACCTGGGGTTTcagggcatcctgctgcacacAGCGGCcgtcccagcacagcccctcggCTTTGCAGGGGGTTCCATCGGCCCATGGCAAGCTGCCATTCTTGGTGTGGCAGAGGGGCTCCCCACTGCCCATCCTGCACCACAGCTGGGCACAAATGTCCTCCTCCGTGGTGTTGGGGCAGTGCTGGAAGTCCTTGCCAAAGATCTGCTGGCATTGCTGGTCCAGGCTGTACAGGGCCCTTTGGCCGGGCAGCTCGGCAGGCAGGGACACGGGCTCGGCCGGGGCATCCAGCAGGCAGTCACCTGGGCAAGGCTCAACAGTTAGGCTGGAGATGGAGCTCTCAGGGCCTGACACCACTGATTGCACCAAGCAGGGCACCCCACACCTCTGTCCATAGTCTGGTTTGACTCCCCCTTGACCCCACACCCCCTCCAGACACGGCAAAGAGCCTGAGCTGAGGGAAAGGCTGTTTTGAGTGATGATGTAGCTGACTGGAGCCTTACCATGCCCTCCATCCAGGAACTCGGTGAGGTACATGGCGCTGCAAGGAGACCAGGGCTG
The Anomalospiza imberbis isolate Cuckoo-Finch-1a 21T00152 chromosome 24, ASM3175350v1, whole genome shotgun sequence DNA segment above includes these coding regions:
- the ADAMTS8 gene encoding A disintegrin and metalloproteinase with thrombospondin motifs 8; the encoded protein is MGRRALLGGRAPLHLLLLCHAWALPPPPPRDAQPVLPARLPAPSGQLALRLAAFGRAVVLRLRPDTTFLAPRLRLQRLGGRRPPPPPPPRRGCFYAGAVEGSPDAPAVLSSCGGGLRAAFLLDGAAYELQPLGPAAPGPPWGRLHRLRRRAAPPGARPAGGGRGPEPLRRARRFVSQARYVETLLVADASMVRFYGEDVENHVLTLMSMAARIYKHPSLRNSISLVVVKVLVVEEEAAGPEVSDNGGLTLRNFCSWQQRFNPPSDRHPEHYDTAILLTRQDFCGHQSCDTLGVADIGTMCDRNKSCSVIEDEGLQAAYTLAHELGHVLSMPHDDSKNCERLFGPLGEHHVMAPLFTHLNKTQPWSPCSAMYLTEFLDGGHGDCLLDAPAEPVSLPAELPGQRALYSLDQQCQQIFGKDFQHCPNTTEEDICAQLWCRMGSGEPLCHTKNGSLPWADGTPCKAEGLCWDGRCVQQDALKPQPALDGGWGPWSAWGSCSRSCGGGIQFSHRHCDSPKPRHGGSYCEGQRTKYQSCHTEECPPDGKSFREQQCEKYNSYNFTDLEGNHLEWVPKYAGVSPRDRCKLFCRARGRSEFKVFETKVIDGTLCGPETLSICVHGQCIKAGCDHVIGSSKKLDKCGVCGGNGSTCRKISGSLNRSKYGYNDIVTIPAGATNIDVKQRSHRGVRHDGNYLALKTLEGKYLLNGDFAISAMEQDILIKGTILKYSGSMTTLERLQSFRQLPEPLTVQLLTIASEVFPPKVKYTFFIPKDVPFSKQKGKEKKSVNVIRPMLTSQWVLGDWSECSKTCGSGWQRRTVDCRDVEGQTSSACNRSLKPEDIKPCGDVPCPLWRLGPWSPCSQTCGEGVRTRNASCIDYAGKITAPEKCSSPGPPPATTACMLRQC